A stretch of the Flavobacterium sp. 5 genome encodes the following:
- a CDS encoding FIST signal transduction protein — MKIVQAFKKENLTWNYLTDKIALKNPLVLVFANRLLLEDEAFLKEIKKEFPYEHIIYGSTSGEIADTNVLDNSAAVTAIEFEKSSFIIKTGNILDYDKDAVALGKSLYSSMPKENLKHLFVLSEGSFINGSALINGLEDAIDSSVSITGGMCGDDAKFEKTLASYNENPKEGEVVLIGFYGETLEISFASYGGWQPFGPERIITRSEGNILYEIDGHPALELYKKYLGEKANELPQASLLYPLNVTPPGKEDALVRTILNIDNENQSMILAGDVPLNSKVQLMMASVDGIANGANLAAQDAMRNRKTKPSLAILISCVGRKIVMDQRVEEELEEVKSVLDSKTILTGFYSYGEMAPFFGSRICQLHNQTMTLTLVSE; from the coding sequence CTGGTATTTGCAAACAGATTACTGCTGGAAGATGAAGCTTTTTTAAAAGAGATTAAAAAAGAATTCCCTTATGAGCATATTATTTATGGTTCTACATCTGGTGAAATTGCTGATACAAATGTTTTGGATAATTCTGCGGCAGTAACTGCTATCGAATTCGAAAAAAGCAGTTTCATAATCAAAACAGGTAATATTTTAGACTATGATAAAGATGCTGTTGCTCTTGGGAAAAGTCTGTATTCAAGTATGCCAAAAGAGAACCTGAAACATCTTTTTGTACTCTCCGAAGGAAGCTTTATTAACGGCAGTGCTTTGATAAATGGGCTGGAAGATGCTATTGATTCAAGTGTTTCAATAACAGGGGGCATGTGCGGAGATGATGCGAAATTTGAAAAAACCCTTGCTTCTTATAATGAAAATCCAAAAGAAGGTGAAGTCGTATTGATTGGTTTTTATGGTGAAACATTAGAAATTAGTTTTGCCAGTTATGGAGGATGGCAGCCGTTTGGTCCAGAAAGAATTATTACCCGTTCTGAGGGAAATATTTTGTACGAGATAGATGGACATCCAGCATTAGAACTATATAAAAAATATCTGGGAGAAAAGGCCAATGAACTTCCGCAAGCATCGCTTTTATATCCATTAAATGTAACACCTCCCGGAAAAGAGGATGCGCTGGTAAGAACGATACTCAATATTGACAATGAAAATCAATCAATGATTCTTGCTGGAGATGTACCGCTAAACTCAAAAGTACAGTTGATGATGGCATCGGTAGATGGCATTGCCAATGGAGCCAATTTAGCCGCTCAAGATGCTATGCGAAACCGAAAAACAAAACCAAGCTTAGCTATTCTGATAAGCTGTGTGGGACGAAAAATTGTAATGGATCAGCGGGTAGAAGAAGAACTAGAAGAGGTAAAATCGGTTTTAGACAGCAAAACAATTTTAACTGGCTTTTATTCATACGGAGAAATGGCACCGTTTTTTGGAAGCAGAATTTGCCAATTACACAATCAGACAATGACCTTAACACTCGTTAGCGAATAA